The Edwardsiella tarda ATCC 15947 = NBRC 105688 region GGCCATGGCGCGTCTGGGGATCAGCGTCCAGCAGGTCAATACCCTGCTGAACAACGCCTTCGGCCAACGCCAGATCTCCACCCTCTATCAACCCCTCAACCAGTATCATGTGGTGATGGAGGTCGACGCCCGCTATGCCCAAGATGAGCGCGCCCTCAGCAAGATGTTCGTCATCAATCAGGCCGGGCAGCCGATCCCGCTGGCCGAGTTCGCCCGCTGGCAGCCCGCCGATGCGCCGCTGGCCGTCAATCACCAGGGGCTGAGTGCGGCGACAACCATCTCCTTCAACCTGCCGCCGGGGGTGACGCTCGCCGAGGCGAGTCGCGCCATCGAGCGCGCCATGACGGCGCTGGGTACGCCGCCCTCGCTGCGTGGCAGCTTCGCCGGTACCGCCCTGCTGTTCCAGCAGGCACAGAGCAGCCAACTGTGGCTGATCCTGGCCGCCATCGCCACGGTGTATATCGTGTTGGGGATACTGTATGAAAGCTATATTCACCCGTTGACCATCCTGTCGACCCTGCCGTCGGCCGGAGTCGGCGCGCTGCTGGCGCTGATGCTGTTCCAGGCCCCCTTCAGCCTGATCGCGCTGATCGGCATCCTGCTGCTGATCGGCCTGGTGAAGAAGAATGCTATCCTGTTGGTCGACTTCGCCCTGACGGCGCAACGCGAGCAGGGATTGAGTGAGCGCGCCGCCATCCATCAGGCCTGCCTGCTGCGCTTCCGCCCCATCATGATGACCACACTGGCCGCCCTGTTCGGCGCGCTGCCGCTGGCCTTTAGCTATGGCGACGGCGCCGAACTACGCCAGCCGCTAGGCATCACCATCGTCGGCGGCCTGCTGGTCAGCCAGGCGTTGACGCTGTACACCACCCCGGTGGTCTACCTGTACATGGCACGACTGCGGCGCCGCTTTAGTCGGCAGCGCACGTTGCCACCCCTGGCGCACAAGGAGGACGCATGAGGCTCGGTATTTCCGCCAAACTCTTTCTGACCATTCTCTCCACCTGCATTCTGGTATTGATCATCATGCACTGGGGGGTCCGCATCAGTTTCGAGCGGGGGTTTATCGACTACATTCGTCACGGTAACGAGCAGCGCGTCCAATTGATGTCCAGCGAGTTGGAAACGCTATACGCGGGTCAAGGCAACTGGCGTTTCCTGCGCCACAATGAGCGCCTGATCATGAGTATCATGCGTGACATCGAGCAGAACAACAACCAACACGTCAACCTGCCGCCCCATGGCTGGCGCACCCCCTTCTGGGTATTGGATGCCGAGGGTAAACGCCTGGTTGGCCCATCGGGCAAACTGCCCCATGATGGCATTCGTAGCGCGGTACGCTACCAAGGGGCGGTAGTCGGTTGGGTATTGACCACCCCACCCGACCGGCTAACACGTAACGCCGACATCAACTTCGACCGCCAACAACGTCGTACCAGTTGGTTTATCGTCGCCCTCGCGACGTTGCTGGCCGCGGCGGTGACGCTGCTGCTCGCGCGCGGCATGTTGGCGCCGGTCAAACGGCTGATCAATGCCATGCACCAGCTCGCCGCCGGTAACTTCGCCACCCGTGTCGAGGTCAGTAGTCGCGACGAATTGGGCCAATTGGCGCAAGACTTCAATCAGCTGGCGACCACGCTGGAGCGCAATGAGCAGATCCGGCGCGCATTGATGGCCGACGTCTCCCATGAGCTACGTACGCCACTGGCGGTGCTGCGCGGTGAGCTAGAGGCGCTGCAAGATGGTGTGCGCCGCCTGACGCCCGACTCGCTGATCTCGTTACAGGCCGAGGTCAAGACCCTGACCAAGCTGGTCGACGATCTACACCAACTGTCGCTCTCCGATGCCGGCGCCTTGGCCTATCGTAAGCGACCGATCGATGCCTGTGCCCTGGTGCAAGCGGCCGCCGGCGCCTTCCGCGATCGGCTGGCGGATAAGGGAATCCATCTACACGTTCAGCTACCGGAACAGGCTCACGTGTTTGGCGATCCCGATCGCCTACTCCAGCTCTTCAATAACCTCTTTGAAAATAGCCTGCGCTATACCGACGCCAAGGGTGAGCTCCAGATCATCGGCCAACGGGAGAGCGAGACGCTAACGCTGTGCTGGCAGGACAGCGCTCCGGGCGTCAACGATGAACAACTACAGCATATCTTCGAACGCTTCTACCGCGCCGAAGGCTCACGCAGTCGCGCCAGCGGGGGATCAGGATTAGGCCTATCCATCTGCCAAAATATTGTCGCCGCCCACAGCGGGAGCCTGAGCGCCCATCACTCCCCATTAGGGGGCCTGGCGCTGCGTGTGGTATTGCCCTTGGAACCCCTCGCCTGAGTGAACAAGAATTCCCCCGCCGCGCCACGCGACGGGGTATACTGAGACCCTTATCCGTCATCTCGATCCATGAGTAATCCGATGAATCTATTGGCTACCACCCCACTCTTTCCGCCGCCGGAGGGCGCACGTATCCTCATCGTCGAGGATGAACCCAAGCTGGGGCAACTGCTGATCGACTACCTGCTCGCTGCCAGCTACCGCCCCCATTGGCTGAGTCGGGGCGACGAGGTATTACCCCACCTGCAAAACCATCTCTACGATCTGATCCTGCTGGATCTGATGCTGCCCGGTGTCGATGGCCTGACCCTGTGCCGCGAGATCCGTCGTAGCTCCGAGGTGCCGATCGTGATGGTCACGGCGAAGATCGAGGAGATCGACCGCTTGCTGGGCCTTGAGATCGGCGCCGATGACTATATCTGCAAGCCGTATAGCCCACGCGAGGTCGTCGCGCGGGTGAGGACCATCCTACGTCGTTGTGGATTACAGGAGGGCGGTGAAGTCCGCACGCCGCTGCTGATCGACGAACGTCATTTTCAGGCACGCTATCGCCAGCAGACCCTCGACCTGACTCAGGCCGAGTTCCGCCTACTCAAGACCCTCGCGACTCAGCCGGGCTGTGTACTCTCGCGCGAACAACTCCTCAACCATCTGTACGATGACTACCGGGTGGTGACTGACCGCACCGTCGACAGCCACATTAAGAACCTACGCCGCAAGCTGGAGGCGATCGAGCAGGGAGAGCCGCTGATCCGCTCGGTCTACGGTGTCGGTTACCGCTGGGAGGGGCTCCCCTGTCAGATTATCGCCTAGCCCACGGCGTCATATTTTGCATACAATTTTCACACAATCGCCTCCCCGCTTGATGCCGACGCTGCCTATACTTAGAGCGATTCCCGTCACAGTCCACCCGCGCCGCCGCGTGTAGGGTGGAGTGTGGTATCTAGGCAGGTAAGGAGATTCCCATGACCCTGGGTTACTACGAAATCGCACGCACCCACAATGGGCGCTTTCATTTCTGCCTCAAGGCCGGTAATGGTGAGGCTATCCTGCACAGCGAGATGTATGCCACCCGCGCCTCGGTGGAAAACGGTATCCTCTATGTGCAGAGTAACGCCGCTGACGATGCGCAATACGAGTTGTGCTGCGAGGGCGAACAGCCTTACTTTTTACTGCGGGCCAAGAATCATCAGGTGATCGGCCACAGCGAACATTACTGCTCGGAAAGCGCCGCCAGAAAAGGGATCGAGTCGGTGAAAAGAAACGCGCAGAGCCGCGACATCCGCGATCTGAGCCGGGCGTGATAGCACGACGCCTTCACGGCGTCGCTGCCCTCGCGGCGCCTTGATTGTGCTGCCTACGTCAACTCTCTATAATGCCCGCCTTTACTGTAGCCTTCCGCTACAGCCTGACCTGTGATCAGAACAAGAGAGTCGTCTATGTTTACTCCGGAATTACTGTCTCCGGCCGGTTCGCTAAAAAACATGCGTTACGCCTTCGCCTATGGCGCCGACGCGGTGTATGCCGGCCAACCTCGCTACAGCCTGCGCGTTCGCAACAACGAGTTTAACCACGAAAACCTGGCGTTAGGGATCCAAGAAGCCCACGCGCTGGGGAAGAAGTTCTACGTGGTCGTCAACATCGCTCCGCATAACGCCAAGTTGAAAACCTTCCTGCGCGATCTAAAACCCGTCATCGACATGGGGCCAGACGCCCTGATCATGTCTGACCCAGGCTTGATCGCCATGGTACGCGAGGCCTTTCCACAGATGGCGATCCATCTGTCGGTGCAGGCTAACGCAGTAAACTGGGCGACGGTCAAATTCTGGCAACAG contains the following coding sequences:
- the baeS gene encoding two-component system sensor histidine kinase BaeS, translated to MRLGISAKLFLTILSTCILVLIIMHWGVRISFERGFIDYIRHGNEQRVQLMSSELETLYAGQGNWRFLRHNERLIMSIMRDIEQNNNQHVNLPPHGWRTPFWVLDAEGKRLVGPSGKLPHDGIRSAVRYQGAVVGWVLTTPPDRLTRNADINFDRQQRRTSWFIVALATLLAAAVTLLLARGMLAPVKRLINAMHQLAAGNFATRVEVSSRDELGQLAQDFNQLATTLERNEQIRRALMADVSHELRTPLAVLRGELEALQDGVRRLTPDSLISLQAEVKTLTKLVDDLHQLSLSDAGALAYRKRPIDACALVQAAAGAFRDRLADKGIHLHVQLPEQAHVFGDPDRLLQLFNNLFENSLRYTDAKGELQIIGQRESETLTLCWQDSAPGVNDEQLQHIFERFYRAEGSRSRASGGSGLGLSICQNIVAAHSGSLSAHHSPLGGLALRVVLPLEPLA
- the baeR gene encoding two-component system response regulator BaeR; the protein is MNLLATTPLFPPPEGARILIVEDEPKLGQLLIDYLLAASYRPHWLSRGDEVLPHLQNHLYDLILLDLMLPGVDGLTLCREIRRSSEVPIVMVTAKIEEIDRLLGLEIGADDYICKPYSPREVVARVRTILRRCGLQEGGEVRTPLLIDERHFQARYRQQTLDLTQAEFRLLKTLATQPGCVLSREQLLNHLYDDYRVVTDRTVDSHIKNLRRKLEAIEQGEPLIRSVYGVGYRWEGLPCQIIA
- a CDS encoding YegP family protein — encoded protein: MTLGYYEIARTHNGRFHFCLKAGNGEAILHSEMYATRASVENGILYVQSNAADDAQYELCCEGEQPYFLLRAKNHQVIGHSEHYCSESAARKGIESVKRNAQSRDIRDLSRA